In Phaseolus vulgaris cultivar G19833 chromosome 3, P. vulgaris v2.0, whole genome shotgun sequence, the sequence TCATGTTTCTGTTTGTTTTTGCTATTCCTAgtattcttctttttcaggtttGCTGAAGACTCAAACACAGCAGCTGAATTCATGGGTAAGTCAGAGCCACAGGCTGAACCAACTTCGTTTGTAACCCCACCAGAAGGGAGAGAAACATCAACCCTTGCCTCATTCTCAACTTTCGGGGCAGTTGAGGTGGTAGGGACAACCTTGTCACTTGATGTTTTCTCAAATGGAAGATTTTGCTTCTGTTTATAGCTCATTCGCTTCTGCTTTGAGGCAACACTGTTATGAGCATGCAAGGGATTAGTATCATCAGCATTATTAATATCCTGATGCAGTGCCCCAACTTGATTATGCTTCAGAATAGGCTCTTTGCCAGAATTTTTAAGTGTCTCAACAGTTGGTTCACATGGCAAGACTGGAGATTTTTCCACTCTATTAATGCTAGGGCCATGTATCTGAAACATGGCATCACAATTTACAGCAGAATTGACAGCTGCAAATTTGCCTGCTGCAGTTTTTGACTCAGAAGGTTGTAATTCCTCTGGCATACTCTGGATGGCAGGATTTGTAATATACTCTTTCTGAGTTGATCCATCCCCTGCTTGAGATTGCTCATTTAACTCGTCCAACTTCGCAAGAGCTTTAGTTTTTTGCTTTCTTGTCCACTCCTCCTCTTCTTCCTGCTGTTGAGGATTTGTAATATACTCTTTCTGAGTTGATCCCTCCCCTGCTTGTGATCGCTTGTTTAACTCATCCAACTTCATACGAGCTTTAGCCTTTTGCTTTCTTGTCCGTTCCTCCTCTTCTTCCTGCAGTTGTCTAGTCCGCTGTATGGCCAACTCTTTCATTTTGGCACGCTGGTGTTTTTCAAAGTATATCATGTAAGTAATAAATGCAGAGTTAAGCTAGCAAGCACAGAAAAGGTACCCACGTTACCTGTGCATGGCTGTCACCAGAATCAGACAAGGTTTGAACAGATTCACCAATGTGCCTTGCTTGGTTATAGGATCCGGACCTGTCATAGGTCTGAACAGATATTTGATGATCACCCACAAGAACATTAGATGCTTCCAACTGTACACCCAATGAGGCTGAAGAATCTTCAACCACAGATTTCTTTCGCCAACCATCAGCATCTTGATTGTTTGATCTTCCTTTGTTACGATGGTCACCTCTACCTTGCATTCCATGAGCAGATTGCCTGTGAATAAGCACTTTAATACTTTTTACCAATATAAATGAACCATGATTACAGTAATAGACACCAAGTAGAAGTTTTTGCCAAACCTGGATGTGGCTGTTCCACTGAAAGATAAGGATTCAAAATTCTTTCCAGCACCAGCAGCACCCATTTCATGATGGGCAGGATTTATGATTTCTGTGGCATGAGTTCGTGCTGGAAACACGACATCAGCACCGACAGTATTTTCCGCATGGTCTATTGCAGCATTACTGGTATGAAATTTACTCCTTTGCTCCTCTCTAATTCTAGCAGATGAATTATCCCTGGCTTTTGCATTTAAACCCTCTATCTTTTGAATCAGACTGGCATCTTTAGGAGCAGATGGTTTAGGGGAGACTTCTAGCATACCAGAGGCAACACCATCCAATTTCCTTGCTGAATTATCATCAAATTTTATGTTTCCTGAACTTTCAGGAGTTTTACCCTTAATAACAGAAGAACTGGATACTTGATTTTCTGAAGTCTGAGAAGAAACTTCACCGTGGGTACTTGTCCTTAAATTCAACTCTTCATTCTTTCTGTAATTTGATCTCTGCTCATTCTCCCATACAGTCATCCTCGGTTGGCCCAGACCATCAACATATGCTGCATTTGTTTTCTCTGAATCCTCCCAGTTTGCTGATTCATTTTTCCCATCTGATTCAGGCTGCTGCTTAAGAAGAACTCTGTATGGTCCAGCAGTATCAGGAGGATGGCCAGATTCCACTTGCTCTGAAGTTAATTGCTTCCCAGCATTACCATATCCAGCTGATCTACCTTGTGAATTGCCAGGTTCAGGAGGATTAAGATTTGAGTACCTATTATAGACAGGTCCAGCAGCCATTCCCATGAAAGGAACATCTCGCTCATTTGCATTGCAATAGCCCATTGGAGGACTGTAATATCCCTCATAAGCCATTGAACCAGGATAAAATCCAGGTCTCATAGGAATGCCTGGACGAATAAAGCCATCGGCTATATGAGGCCTGTAGACATCTCCATTCTTATGGTGCCCTCTTGGTCCAGCTCCAGGAGGGGGAACTGGGGGTGGGCTCACAAGACCAGCAGGGGGCATATGTGGACGGTAATATGGAAATGGATCCATTGGAAAGCCACTTGGAGTAACAGGATTTCCAAATGGGGGACCACTGGGAGGACCCCTAAACCAAACACAGCCCTGAGGGTTATTTACTGGAGGACCATGCCAAGCATCATAGTGTTGAGGAGGAATACCGGCATTAGGATAATGCTGGGAGTTTCCCTGCCATTTCTCTATGCCTGGCCTCACACCTTCCTCGTTATAAACCTGATAATCTCTCCTCCAAGAATTTACAGTTCCACCCTTAATATTTGCATTTACATGATCATCATCTGAAAACACAAAAGATCATCAGAAAAGGAACAAAACATTAGTGTAAAGGCAAGAGCATGAATACATACCAATAACAGGGGTCTCACTTGTCTCTTTCCTGAGTTCAGAAGATGAGTCAGGGTGAGCTTGAGAACTTTGGTCTGCCATTGgttgataaaaagaaaatttattaaaaaatcattggAAAGACCAGTAGTATGCCTAAAGATACTAATATAGTTTCTACATTgtatattttaaagtaaaaaactGACAACACTATATTGCAgtaaaactatttaacaattaacaataaaattacTACAATCACGCTTAACCAACCTTAAAGCCAATGGGGCATAGACTGTAGGAGATGAATTACACACTCAAAACTTGCACAAATCACTCACTTTAACACACTTAGTGGTTTAAGAGATCTTAACTTGGATTTCACTGTTTATTCATGTTCATATATATTGTGTGTGTATACATACAtccatatatatacatacatatatatatatatacacacatatatatataaggaTGAGAAGCTTAAGGAAAGAGGGAAAAAAAGCTTAAGGATTGACCATTAGCAATAAAAGAAGTCATATCATGAATTGTCTAATTGAGAAATGACAATTTATGGGAAGAATCATAAAGTCTCTGAATATCATTTGGAAAGATGCTCTAAGCCAGCTTCCAAAAGGATTTACATGTTTGGAATGTTGAGGGTCCCGAATATAAAAGGTTCCACATATTTCCATGGCAGAGCACAAAGTAGGAAGTCTTCTTCCACTGTTCAACACTTGATGATATTTCGTTGTTGTCCTTTTCAACTGATCATGTAAACCTTGGCCAAGAAACCAACATTCAACAAAAGCATACCAAGATGAATAATTGTTATCATTCAGTTTTTCTGAAGTAATTATTGGAGACCCAGAGAACAAGTGGGCAGGTCCAGCACATAAACCTTTTATGGCTCCAACAAAAGtccaaaacaaataaaaaagggGAAAAGCCACCTAGGGTTAAAGAGAACCTATACGTGAACAATGTCAAAAAGGAAGGTGACGATCAATACAGAGAAAGAAGATGCCAACTTAACCAATGGACATGGCACAACGATGTTTCAATGGCTGAAGAGCGATGCGTCAACTGCACGTTCTTGACAAAGCCACATAGAGAAGCATCGCATAAGGAAGAACTAGCTTTCACAACCGATTGGGCTGGGCTTCGCTTAGAGAGGCACTGCACATCCAATGGCTGCCAAAGAAAAACAGCCATGAACGGAGAAAGTAGGCAGAGGCAAAAAACGCCTTCTCAAAAGGACAAGACAGACAGAGCAGGATCGACCTGCTCATATACCAActtcaaaagaaaaaagtgtTTTAAGATATCTTaactatatatgtatatatatatatatatatatatatatatatataaggatGAGAAGCTTACAACATAAGCTtaaggaaagagaaaaaagaaaccCCTGGGATACTATGTTACTTATAGATACAACACAAAACAGCTTTTTTGCtcacaataaaatataaactattCTAACAAACACAAATTGGACACacaaaaaatatgtattcataAAATATAAGTCAACCCTCTTCCAACCATTCGAAATTTTACATATAAAAGGAATTTCGATTACAAAACCTGAGGATAACTGTACTGCCAAATAACCACACATTAAAAACTTTAAAGGGAATAATCAATATCCCtctacaacataaaaaaaaccattttatTGAAATTAAGTAACCAGTAAATAAAACGTGTTCTgaatttaagaaaatacaatCATAAAATGCAAAACTAATCTCTAGAAAGAAACAGTTACTCTAATTAATAAAGCAACCACCATAACAGTTATAGAGAGTATGAGTGTATGATGATACCTTGCAACTCAGAATTCAGAACAGACTTATCTTTATCAGAACCAAGGGTTGGAAAGTCTCCGGAGCTTAGAGAAAATTCTTCATTCTTGGGTTGTGCAACTCCCTACATTTGTACAATTGTACCAAACTATTATCAGCGGCAGGGGTAGCAATTCATGCAAAATAAAGGCAGACATTGACAGGTGGACCTAAGAATACATGGAAAAGACACAAATTTTGAATGTATTCCAGAATATAATATACATGTTTGGAATATCTATAACCACGTATTAACCAGTAAACCATAGTCATAGAAGGTGTGGATCATCCCCAAACCAACAAAAGGTGGCTAGGAAATGGAGTGTCTTTTACAAATGTAAAATTCCAGTGACAATTATTGTAAGACCGTAAACGGTAGATTGAATCAGTACATGATCCTATAAACAATGAATAGCAAAAGAAAACATTTATAAATTCTTCAAAAGTAACTAATAGTGGTACTCAAGTTTTAAGCAGAAGCCTACCAGTTTTTCTGTAGTCCTAGCAGCATTCCAAGCGCCTGAACTTTCAGTCAAGGGTTCAGCAAATCGAGACAGCTGGGAGCTACCAGGTCTAGTTTCTGCACTCCGAGGACGCAATGATGTCAATGAAGACTGATTTTTTGACAATACCCCAGATGCTGATGAAGGCCGAGAATTTGACCCCCATGAATTAGAAGTAGGCTCAAGAACCCTATCACTACCAGCAGTAGAAGGTCGTGTGCCACTTCCACCAGATGATGGACGGCCACTGAGGTGACTGGGAGAACTAGCACCACCATCGGTATTTGGGGACAGAGAAGAAGACCCCCATGCATTAGATGTAGAAGATGATGATCTACTACCCCAGCTGAGTGTACCCCTAATAAAAGAATATCAGACAGGCATCCATAATCTAAAACTACAAGAAAGCAAGCATCAGAAAAAGTCATAGCATTTGGGTCTACATAATATATACTCACTTAGGAACAATCTCCACATTTGGGTCCAGACCATGATTTTCTAACCTTTAGAAAAATAAGAGGTAAACTTTTCAGATGGCAACCCAATCAGAGTTAACTGAAAAGTTAAAAGTGTTCAGCCAGAACATAAATACCTCTGACTGGGTAAGTTGATAGGTTTTGGAACTGCAACTTTCCCTAAAACAGTCATACCACCTCTTCTGGAAGAAGAGGCCCATCTGCAACAGCATTAGCATATcatcaatttcaattttcttttaatcacttaataagtaaatatatttataattcatGTGCACAATGAGGGGAACTATGATAATGGATAAGATACTGGGATATGGCCTAAGTAAGATAGCAAGGCATGATGGGACTTAGAACAACTACTGGATTTAGGCAGAATTCCAAAAGAAACATGTTTGAATTCCATATGCTTCATTACAAAAGGCAGTGAAAGGGTACAGGGGGTATTTTTATGTTGAGTTGGCCAATCAAGTTATTAGGTTAGTACAATATAGGGAAGAGGAGTGAACAGTGAGGTACACTGTTTTTTCTCTCAGCTCTTTAATATAATAACACTCATACACTGGTTTCTGGTCTTAGTGTTCAATCAACTTAACAACGGAACCAAATTGCCATatcttcagaaaaaaaaatctcactATATGATTTACTTCCCAAACCCTTAACACCACAGGACATGCACTGCCCAAACTCCTCACCATCAGTTCACTTTACTGGCTTCAAAAGCACTCAAATTTAAACATACCTCCGTTCCCCACTCAACATGCTTGAAGTCATAGTCTAGTTGCCGCCACACGGTCATTCAATCCTAATTGAAAGGCCTGCTTAAGAGAGACAAAGATACATAATTCAAAGGCCTGCTTAAGAGAGACAAAGATACATAATTGAATTAACGAGACACATTGTATTGAATTCATACAGGTGCAGAATTTAAGatgtattataaattataatgccAACATTAAACCTGTGAACATTTAATAGATGTACTCTTCCATAAATTTCAAGGGAATAATGGGAGTTATATGAACTGGTAACTTTAAAATGTCTAAACTAGCTCAACATCCAATCCCGTAGTCAATTAGATTATAGTTCTAATTTTAGTATACCGTTCATCTATAACATCATTCTAATACATGCATTTCAGGCAGTCACCCAGGCCATTTAAATGCTAATTTACAGAGGCAGCAAAATACAGTGATGCTATCTTCATTATTTTCTCCATTTATTACCAAGTATCACCTGTCTGAgccaataaataaaaaatatttacattgaCGCAGTTCAACTACTGATGATTTTAAGTAAGATTATTAACTTACATGAAATTTAGACTCCCCTAAATCGCAAGGAACAGTTCAAGGGGTACATTAATTCTGTTGGTCATCGAAACAGCAGCAAAATACACGTGTATCAAGTTATCAACTATCAATTTTCCAATAAAGAATTATAACTTTTCATTTTACTCAATCGGCCAATCAAATGAAATAATATCCATGTTTGAAGTTTGCCCATCCACCTCATATACAAATGTTGTATTAAGTTTCTAATCATATTTTCCACCAGTACAATTAATATCAAGCAACTATATTTCAAAGTTGAAACAGCTACAAAAAGAGCCTGATCTTCATGCAACGAATCAACCAATACAAAACAGCGGTTCCTTCTGATCATGGTCAGTCAGTGTTTGTTTATAGCACCACTTCTCAAACATAGGTATAACCCTTTTACACTTAACTCACAACCATGTGTCTATATCAAGTCTATCAGATAACACATTCCAAAAGCCCATTAACAATTCGATTCCACCAGAACCAATCATGCGCCAATTCCATAGTTATCTTATCCGCAAACCAGAGATCCAAAAGCAGAGGTAACAAGCGCAACACAAACTTTCAACAATGAGCGCTCCTCAACCAGGCTAACACAAGTTACGCCAAAAATCACACATGCGCAACATCATCAAAAACTGAGAAAACAAGGGTCCAAACGAAGTTCACAGGCACAATCGCAATAAAAAGGCATTTGATCATTATATtcctcaaaataaaataaaaaaatatacagatATACAAATAAACGATTGTACAAAAACACTTTCGCcattaaaaaaacatgttttacaCCGTTCCATTTAATCTCtcgcaacagaaaaaaaaaaaaacgaatgcATATCAAATCCCACAGCAGCTAAAGTTACAGTTGCAAAAATGCCAGTTCTAATCCCCCAATAAATACGTGTTTTTTCCTTCGTTTCCCCGGAATCAATCACGAATGAATTAGAGTTGGAAGTGAAAACGAAAGTGTACCGGATACAGTGGAAAATCCGTGGCCTCGGAGAAACCCTA encodes:
- the LOC137807887 gene encoding protein MODIFIER OF SNC1 1 isoform X2, whose translation is MTSSMLSGERRWASSSRRGGMTVLGKVAVPKPINLPSQRLENHGLDPNVEIVPNWGSRSSSSTSNAWGSSSLSPNTDGGASSPSHLSGRPSSGGSGTRPSTAGSDRVLEPTSNSWGSNSRPSSASGVLSKNQSSLTSLRPRSAETRPGSSQLSRFAEPLTESSGAWNAARTTEKLGVAQPKNEEFSLSSGDFPTLGSDKDKSVLNSELQDQSSQAHPDSSSELRKETSETPVIDDDHVNANIKGGTVNSWRRDYQVYNEEGVRPGIEKWQGNSQHYPNAGIPPQHYDAWHGPPVNNPQGCVWFRGPPSGPPFGNPVTPSGFPMDPFPYYRPHMPPAGLVSPPPVPPPGAGPRGHHKNGDVYRPHIADGFIRPGIPMRPGFYPGSMAYEGYYSPPMGYCNANERDVPFMGMAAGPVYNRYSNLNPPEPGNSQGRSAGYGNAGKQLTSEQVESGHPPDTAGPYRVLLKQQPESDGKNESANWEDSEKTNAAYVDGLGQPRMTVWENEQRSNYRKNEELNLRTSTHGEVSSQTSENQVSSSSVIKGKTPESSGNIKFDDNSARKLDGVASGMLEVSPKPSAPKDASLIQKIEGLNAKARDNSSARIREEQRSKFHTSNAAIDHAENTVGADVVFPARTHATEIINPAHHEMGAAGAGKNFESLSFSGTATSRQSAHGMQGRGDHRNKGRSNNQDADGWRKKSVVEDSSASLGVQLEASNVLVGDHQISVQTYDRSGSYNQARHIGESVQTLSDSGDSHAQRAKMKELAIQRTRQLQEEEEERTRKQKAKARMKLDELNKRSQAGEGSTQKEYITNPQQQEEEEEWTRKQKTKALAKLDELNEQSQAGDGSTQKEYITNPAIQSMPEELQPSESKTAAGKFAAVNSAVNCDAMFQIHGPSINRVEKSPVLPCEPTVETLKNSGKEPILKHNQVGALHQDINNADDTNPLHAHNSVASKQKRMSYKQKQNLPFEKTSSDKVVPTTSTAPKVENEARVDVSLPSGGVTNEVGSACGSDLPMNSAAVFESSANLKKKNTRNSKNKQKHEESSTQAVLPIPKETNLFKSSVESDKSKASDFELDQGVLQPAPLSKDPSQFPEQHRHSANEESHGRTNSQWKSQHSRRLPRNMQANRPAEKSHGTDAVMWAPVKPQNKSEVMDELVEKSKTEAVNPVKNEQQVHNLKNKRAEMERYIPKPVAKEMAQQGNILQIASSSSQALTDDSIVRVDSGSQGPQVIQHTNPVVGKVGSGMESKIRDGRHTKQGKGSWRQRNLTESTNVHDELDHDSNSEPSAQKPTEHHHDQKSEVSFVKGGQTKHFSDSGEIDGSNNYKCNDSAAWASGPVKDHAGRGRRAPFRGHKGAGGNRDVDNKRNSWEAEKVETLISSSEHGQPDVGMASKENQGVGERLMSQWQPKSQASNNHRWNISSDQNVSSVVVGGNKKDPTHDGESLPVSRGKSSNAHVSQPFHDQLVPEKSKAGESHHLGNQEGKKERRNAPTKRHHYSPNVASVTSVEQAPTSADLLQDQRPSSGSGKNANQNRFRRGHDSHGNLKPPTQDNRHYNQPTNRERQGPSMHHEYHPLSPCDDGKSDNFERPKNGNHGERRFRERGPTHSRRGGGNSYGRQGGFESYD
- the LOC137807887 gene encoding protein MODIFIER OF SNC1 1 isoform X1, with the protein product MTSSMLSGERRWASSSRRGGMTVLGKVAVPKPINLPSQRLENHGLDPNVEIVPKGTLSWGSRSSSSTSNAWGSSSLSPNTDGGASSPSHLSGRPSSGGSGTRPSTAGSDRVLEPTSNSWGSNSRPSSASGVLSKNQSSLTSLRPRSAETRPGSSQLSRFAEPLTESSGAWNAARTTEKLGVAQPKNEEFSLSSGDFPTLGSDKDKSVLNSELQDQSSQAHPDSSSELRKETSETPVIDDDHVNANIKGGTVNSWRRDYQVYNEEGVRPGIEKWQGNSQHYPNAGIPPQHYDAWHGPPVNNPQGCVWFRGPPSGPPFGNPVTPSGFPMDPFPYYRPHMPPAGLVSPPPVPPPGAGPRGHHKNGDVYRPHIADGFIRPGIPMRPGFYPGSMAYEGYYSPPMGYCNANERDVPFMGMAAGPVYNRYSNLNPPEPGNSQGRSAGYGNAGKQLTSEQVESGHPPDTAGPYRVLLKQQPESDGKNESANWEDSEKTNAAYVDGLGQPRMTVWENEQRSNYRKNEELNLRTSTHGEVSSQTSENQVSSSSVIKGKTPESSGNIKFDDNSARKLDGVASGMLEVSPKPSAPKDASLIQKIEGLNAKARDNSSARIREEQRSKFHTSNAAIDHAENTVGADVVFPARTHATEIINPAHHEMGAAGAGKNFESLSFSGTATSRQSAHGMQGRGDHRNKGRSNNQDADGWRKKSVVEDSSASLGVQLEASNVLVGDHQISVQTYDRSGSYNQARHIGESVQTLSDSGDSHAQRAKMKELAIQRTRQLQEEEEERTRKQKAKARMKLDELNKRSQAGEGSTQKEYITNPQQQEEEEEWTRKQKTKALAKLDELNEQSQAGDGSTQKEYITNPAIQSMPEELQPSESKTAAGKFAAVNSAVNCDAMFQIHGPSINRVEKSPVLPCEPTVETLKNSGKEPILKHNQVGALHQDINNADDTNPLHAHNSVASKQKRMSYKQKQNLPFEKTSSDKVVPTTSTAPKVENEARVDVSLPSGGVTNEVGSACGSDLPMNSAAVFESSANLKKKNTRNSKNKQKHEESSTQAVLPIPKETNLFKSSVESDKSKASDFELDQGVLQPAPLSKDPSQFPEQHRHSANEESHGRTNSQWKSQHSRRLPRNMQANRPAEKSHGTDAVMWAPVKPQNKSEVMDELVEKSKTEAVNPVKNEQQVHNLKNKRAEMERYIPKPVAKEMAQQGNILQIASSSSQALTDDSIVRVDSGSQGPQVIQHTNPVVGKVGSGMESKIRDGRHTKQGKGSWRQRNLTESTNVHDELDHDSNSEPSAQKPTEHHHDQKSEVSFVKGGQTKHFSDSGEIDGSNNYKCNDSAAWASGPVKDHAGRGRRAPFRGHKGAGGNRDVDNKRNSWEAEKVETLISSSEHGQPDVGMASKENQGVGERLMSQWQPKSQASNNHRWNISSDQNVSSVVVGGNKKDPTHDGESLPVSRGKSSNAHVSQPFHDQLVPEKSKAGESHHLGNQEGKKERRNAPTKRHHYSPNVASVTSVEQAPTSADLLQDQRPSSGSGKNANQNRFRRGHDSHGNLKPPTQDNRHYNQPTNRERQGPSMHHEYHPLSPCDDGKSDNFERPKNGNHGERRFRERGPTHSRRGGGNSYGRQGGFESYD
- the LOC137807887 gene encoding protein MODIFIER OF SNC1 1 isoform X3, whose protein sequence is MTSSMLSGERRWASSSRRGGMTVLGKVAVPKPINLPSQSWGSRSSSSTSNAWGSSSLSPNTDGGASSPSHLSGRPSSGGSGTRPSTAGSDRVLEPTSNSWGSNSRPSSASGVLSKNQSSLTSLRPRSAETRPGSSQLSRFAEPLTESSGAWNAARTTEKLGVAQPKNEEFSLSSGDFPTLGSDKDKSVLNSELQDQSSQAHPDSSSELRKETSETPVIDDDHVNANIKGGTVNSWRRDYQVYNEEGVRPGIEKWQGNSQHYPNAGIPPQHYDAWHGPPVNNPQGCVWFRGPPSGPPFGNPVTPSGFPMDPFPYYRPHMPPAGLVSPPPVPPPGAGPRGHHKNGDVYRPHIADGFIRPGIPMRPGFYPGSMAYEGYYSPPMGYCNANERDVPFMGMAAGPVYNRYSNLNPPEPGNSQGRSAGYGNAGKQLTSEQVESGHPPDTAGPYRVLLKQQPESDGKNESANWEDSEKTNAAYVDGLGQPRMTVWENEQRSNYRKNEELNLRTSTHGEVSSQTSENQVSSSSVIKGKTPESSGNIKFDDNSARKLDGVASGMLEVSPKPSAPKDASLIQKIEGLNAKARDNSSARIREEQRSKFHTSNAAIDHAENTVGADVVFPARTHATEIINPAHHEMGAAGAGKNFESLSFSGTATSRQSAHGMQGRGDHRNKGRSNNQDADGWRKKSVVEDSSASLGVQLEASNVLVGDHQISVQTYDRSGSYNQARHIGESVQTLSDSGDSHAQRAKMKELAIQRTRQLQEEEEERTRKQKAKARMKLDELNKRSQAGEGSTQKEYITNPQQQEEEEEWTRKQKTKALAKLDELNEQSQAGDGSTQKEYITNPAIQSMPEELQPSESKTAAGKFAAVNSAVNCDAMFQIHGPSINRVEKSPVLPCEPTVETLKNSGKEPILKHNQVGALHQDINNADDTNPLHAHNSVASKQKRMSYKQKQNLPFEKTSSDKVVPTTSTAPKVENEARVDVSLPSGGVTNEVGSACGSDLPMNSAAVFESSANLKKKNTRNSKNKQKHEESSTQAVLPIPKETNLFKSSVESDKSKASDFELDQGVLQPAPLSKDPSQFPEQHRHSANEESHGRTNSQWKSQHSRRLPRNMQANRPAEKSHGTDAVMWAPVKPQNKSEVMDELVEKSKTEAVNPVKNEQQVHNLKNKRAEMERYIPKPVAKEMAQQGNILQIASSSSQALTDDSIVRVDSGSQGPQVIQHTNPVVGKVGSGMESKIRDGRHTKQGKGSWRQRNLTESTNVHDELDHDSNSEPSAQKPTEHHHDQKSEVSFVKGGQTKHFSDSGEIDGSNNYKCNDSAAWASGPVKDHAGRGRRAPFRGHKGAGGNRDVDNKRNSWEAEKVETLISSSEHGQPDVGMASKENQGVGERLMSQWQPKSQASNNHRWNISSDQNVSSVVVGGNKKDPTHDGESLPVSRGKSSNAHVSQPFHDQLVPEKSKAGESHHLGNQEGKKERRNAPTKRHHYSPNVASVTSVEQAPTSADLLQDQRPSSGSGKNANQNRFRRGHDSHGNLKPPTQDNRHYNQPTNRERQGPSMHHEYHPLSPCDDGKSDNFERPKNGNHGERRFRERGPTHSRRGGGNSYGRQGGFESYD